A genomic region of Eucalyptus grandis isolate ANBG69807.140 chromosome 5, ASM1654582v1, whole genome shotgun sequence contains the following coding sequences:
- the LOC104445953 gene encoding uncharacterized protein LOC104445953 — MDAAESAGPAAAAAAVVNSLSDSFRRVPPAAIPPLLDCILASTGTPPSALLNSLFDSFDDFTKDVIKDGENLDSEGRNYVASLVCALCHLLKKHGVTHDVLRSYVWRFFIPLMKMVHAFDCEIQNQIGDSFFEVVTEANAWRVVEVTLVPFLLRSISLSIGMSQKPGSHGVEWRTCSIPDDYNVTNSVIEDEKKLSCSGSLTLPLSCHILAQLLNAALQNAQASKKSEMKLENECHEEKFTSALLYNLCNVAEQLLLLSSEHRSCVILLLLPIIFKAFLTYSCLKISVHGETNVLSRRLFSEKIWKCCRTLFFLGNLERRDAYRVLSLYLSFSACTEKSGHGDTNGGDKEFDIRGEKEFWDEMKRGLVDKEGFLRKQSLHILKIALGTNKEDQKIFGGLDKKSCEKQSDTRSLTKREQWAVEEARSLGVGKECNLSESLPDSRWKWEAFLLLYEMLEEYGTHLVEAAWNHQVSLLLHFCGSHNNSGNSDDEASGCNVVTGEFPNWLSVLWERGFSHDNPQVRCLIMESFLGIEWENYRSCAKALPESFVLGPFIQGLNDPVHHKNFGLKGAYSSAAIEGATKFLYQYTGHLNARTRMEFLRNISSLAKQQSFGRAGLMALSECIASAARRIVVGENGFLDKDRVEHSEEDLPHSDGADILDVLRYVAESCKQHFNPNYRLQVCGKILEAAASVVCSGAVPLEMLLHFISTFPREFIDIGGPLHMKIKEWLLGSPKTKILDSLLDFPRRFINSCHSLGTAFTCDDEELAAWEYEARRWAMVLFLANNENQLESVLMFIKTHGIDICNQSNNSNWLALKYLILLLSLVLELQELQGKTAEFSSNFGVKSTPVPLDTAGPLNNRQTLEEYKKFLCFFLSILEDLVAYAKVSCSIFWSSCEVADKDLPGSVRGKLGGPSQRRLSSSITTAVLQAITSVKAVASISLWCAQMRTEASLNICLDFLWDFLRRTLSASACNSMTGAELSIAAYEALASALRTLVSAFSPHILNIIWRKDLTHVQLSEEEQLLDSLVITFLHKINTILAVGFLTRTRRAVLINWKWRCLESLLSMPCNACKDGVQVKGQECFFSDDALRQILVDLVESLENAAEDSVLPMLRSLRLVLGLFASSRLDSAVSPSVGVDTQMMWQLVRSSWVLHVNCNKRRVAAISALLSSVLHPSLFKDERMHVTESGCGPLKWFVEMVLEEGTKSPRTIRLAALHLTGVWLSNPTTLKYYIKELKLLTLHGSVAFDEDFESEMTENNDAKLEVSLLAKSPDAELTEAFINTELYARVSVAVLFCKLADMAEKIGSTEDNTNCHAALDAGKLFLLELLDAVVNDKDLAKELYKKYSAIHRRKIRAWQMICALTRFVSQDIVGQVTGSLHICLYCNNLPAVRQYLETFAINVYLKFPSLVREQLVPILRDHNARPQALSSYVFIAANILLHTSNDVRLRHLEDLLPPIIPLLTSHHHSLRGFTQLLVYKVLQKLFPPAGHGVSEYVPLERKCFMDLQEYLIKNQDCARLRSSMEGYLDAYDPKVSATPSGIFVNRVEELEFECVPTSVMEQVLGFLNDVRGDLRCSMAKDLVAIKNESLRIDEDSNRQEVSSSTNNEPFLGQPPGDALTNFQKKFTLAKHEKQDSLLSLFLGLDETNKLLSEMEQEDHLVNHMFRTRIETMDKIRASRQNIILVASLLDRIPNLAGLARTCEVFKASGLAIADTNIIRDKQFQLISVTAEKWVPIIEVPVRSLKGFLNKKKREGFSILGLEQTANSVPLDQYAFPANTVLVLGREKEGIPVDIIHILDACIEIPQLGVVRSLNVHVSGAIALWEYTRQQRSK, encoded by the exons ATGGACGCGGCGGAGAGCGCCGGCCctgcggcggcagcggcggccgTCGTCAACTCGCTGTCCGACAGCTTCAGGCGAGTGCCTCCGGCGGCCATCCCGCCGCTGCTCGATTGCATCCTGGCGTCGACCGGGACGCCCCCCTCGGCGCTGCTCAACTCGCTCTTCGATTCGTTCGATGATTTCACCAAG GATGTTATCAAAGATGGAGAAAATCTGGACTCGGAGGGCCGCAATTATGTCGCTTCCCTGGTGTGCGCGCTGTGTCATCTCCTGAAGAAGCACG GGGTTACTCATGATGTACTGCGGTCTTATGTATGGAGATTTTTCATTCCTCTAATGAAGATGGTGCATGCTTTCGACTGTGAAATTCAGAATCAG ATTGGGGATTCATTCTTTGAGGTTGTGACTGAGGCCAACGCCTGGAGAGTTGTTGAGGTCACGTTGGTACCTTTTCTGCTAAGATCCATCAGCCTCTCCATAGGGATGTCTCAGAAACCCGGGTCACATGGTGTTGAATGGAGAACCTGCTCAATCCCTGATGATTACAATGTAACAAACTCAGTAATTGAGGATGAAAAGAAGCTTTCATGCTCTGGGTCTCTTACGTTACCCTTATCATGTCACATTCTTGCTCAACTATTGAATGCTGCTCTACAAAATGCACAAGCATCTAAAAAGTCAGAAATGAAGTTGGAAAACGAGTGTCATGAAGAGAAGTTCACCAGTGCTTTGCTTTACAATCTATGCAATGTGGCTGAGCAATTGCTTCTGCTAAGCTCAGAACATCGGTCTTGTGTGATTCTACTCTTGCTtcccatcattttcaaagcattttTGACTTACAGCTGCTTGAAGATCTCAGTTCATGGGGAGACAAATGTACTTTCCAG GAGGCTTTTCTCTGAAAAAATTTGGAAGTGTTGCAGAACGCTgttttttcttggaaatttagAGAGAAGAGATGCCTACCgtgttctctctctttatttgtctttttctgccTGTACAGAGAAAAGTGGTCATGGTGACACCAATGGTGGAGACAAAGAATTTGATATCAGGGGTGAAAAAGAATTTTGGGATGAAATGAAAAGAGGCTTG GTTGATAAGGAAGGTTTTCTGAGGAAACAGTCATTACATATATTGAAGATCGCTCTAGGCACAAATAAGGAAGACCAGAAAATTTTTGGTGGTTTAGATAAAAAATCATGTGAGAAGCAGTCCGATACACGATCGCTGACAAAGCGGGAGCAATGGGCTGTTGAGGAAGCTAGGTCACTAGGCGTAGGGAAAGAGTGCAATCTATCTGAATCCCTGCCTGACAGTAGGTGGAAATGGGAAGCATTCTTGCTGCTTTATGAGATGCTCGAAGAATATGGTACTCACTTGGTTGAAGCGGCTTGGAATCACCAG GTATCCTTGTTGCTTCATTTTTGTGGCTCACATAATAATTCTGGAAACTCTGATGACGAAGCTTCTGGATGTAACGTCGTCACCGGTGAATTCCCTAACTGGCTGTCAGTCTTGTGGGAAAGGGGTTTCTCTCATGATAATCCTCAAG TTAGATGCCTGATAATGGAGTCATTTCTGGGCATCGAATGGGAGAACTACAGAAGCTGTGCTAAAGCTCTACCTGAATCTTTTGTTCTTGGTCCATTCATACAAGGGTTGAATGACCCTGTGCACCACAAGAATTTTG GCTTAAAAGGAGCTTATTCTTCAGCTGCAATTGAAGGTGCTACAAAGTTTCTATACCAATATACTGGTCACCTGAATGCAAG GACACGGATGGAATTTCTGAGGAATATATCTTCTCTCGCTAAGCAACAATCTTTTGGTAGAGCTGGATTGATGGCCCTATCTGAATGCATTGCTTCAGCCGCTCGTAGAATTGTAGTGGGTGAAAATGGTTTCCTTGACAAGGATCGAGTGGAACACTCTGAAGAGGATTTGCCTCACTCTGATGGAGCAGACATTCTGGATGTTCTGAGATATGTTGCTGAAAGCTGCAAACAACATTTTAATCCGAATTATCGTCTTCAAG TTTGTGGGAAGATACTCGAAGCTGCTGCCTCAGTGGTGTGTTCCGGTGCTGTGCCTCTCGAGATGCTTCTACACTTTATTTCTACGTTTCCTCGGGAGTTCATTGATATTGGTG gTCCATTGcacatgaaaataaaagaatggctATTGGGTTCTCCTAAGACAAAGATTTTAGATAGTCTTCTAGACTTCCCTAGAAGATTCATAAATTCTTGTCATTCTCTTGGTACTGCATTTACttgtgatgatgaggaacttgctgcCTGGGAATATGAAGCAAGACGGTGGGCTATGGTGCTTTTTCTTGCAAACAATGAAAATCAGTTGGAGTCAGTATTAATG TTCATCAAAACTCATGGTATTGACATATGTAACCAAAGCAATAATTCCAATTGGCTAGCTCTGAAGTATCTCATCCTTCTATTAAGCTTGGTTCTGGAGCTTCAGGAGTTGCAGGGAAAAACTGCTGAATTCAGCAGCAATTTTGGAGTAAAATCTACTCCTGTCCCTCTTGATACAGCGGGTCCATTGAATAATAGACAGACTTTGGAGGAATATAAAAAGTTTCTCtgctttttcctttctattctg GAGGATTTGGTTGCATATGCTAAGGTGTCTTGTTCAATATTCTGGTCTAGCTGTGAGGTAGCGGACAAGGACCTGCCTGGTTCTGTGCGGGGAAAGCTTGGAGGTCCTAGTCAACGCCGCTTGTCGTCTTCCATCACTACTGCAGTGCTGCAGGCT ATAACATCTGTCAAGGCTGTTGCTTCTATCTCTTTGTGGTGTGCACAGATGAGGACTGAGGCTTCACTAAATATTTGTCTTGACTTTCTGTGGGATTTTTTGCGGAGAACTTTATCAGCTTCAGCTTGTAATTCAATG ACTGGGGCAGAACTCTCTATTGCAGCTTATGAAGCCTTAGCTTCTGCCCTCAGAACATTGGTGTCGGCTTTCTCTCCCCATATACTAAATATAATCTGGAGAAAGGATTTGACTCATGTACAGCTTTCTGAAGAGGAACAGCTTTTAGATTCCTTGGTTATTACTTTTCTACACAAGATAAATACAATTCTTGCTGTGGGATTTCTGACACGAACACGACGGGCAGTTTTGATAAATTGGAAG TGGCGGTGCCTAGAATCTCTGTTGTCAATGCCTTGTAATGCTTGTAAGGATGGAGTTCAAGTAAAAGGACAGGAATGTTTCTTCTCAGATGATGCACTCAGACAGATACTTGTTGACCTTGTTGAAAG TCTTGAAAATGCTGCTGAAGATTCTGTTCTACCAATGCTAAGGTCACTCAGACTGGTTTTGGGGTTGTTTGCTTCCAGTAGATTGGATTCAGCTGTTTCCCCATCTGTTGGTGTGGATACCCAG ATGATGTGGCAGTTGGTTCGATCTTCATGGGTGTTGCATGTCAACTGCAACAAGAGGAGGGTTGCAGCTATTTCTGCACTTTTATCATCTGTTCTGCATCCTTCTTTGTTCAAGGACGAGAGAATGCATGTGACAGAGAGTGGATGTGGGCCTCTCAAATGg TTTGTGGAAATGGTTCTCGAGGAAGGCACGAAAAGTCCACGGACAATTCGTCTGGCAGCATTGCATTTAACAGGAGTTTGGCTTTCAAATCCTACAACCTTAAAGTATTACATTAAGGAACTGAAACTTCTAACGCTCCATGGTTCTG tTGCATTTGACGAGGATTTTGAATCTGAAATGACTGAGAATAACGATGCCAAGCTTGAAGTTTCCTTATTGGCAAAGAGTCCTGATGCTGAGTTGACTGAA GCTTTTATAAATACAGAATTGTATGCTCGTGTTTCTGTTGCTGTCCTCTTCTGCAAACTCGCTGACATGGCCGAAAAGATTGGATCTACTGAGGACAATACCAATTGTCATGCTGCTCTCGATGCTGGCAAATTATTTCTGCTAGAGCTCCTTGATGCAGTG GTGAACGACAAGGATCTTGCAAAGGAGCTGTATAAGAAGTATAGTGCG ATTCATAGACGCAAAATACGTGCTTGGCAGATGATATGTGCCTTGACTAGATTTGTCAGTCAAGATATAGTGGGGCAAGTTACAGGAAGTTTGCACATATGCCTATAT TGTAACAATCTACCTGCGGTTCGCCAGTACCTAGAGACATTTGCTATTAATGTTTACCTGAAGTTCCCATCCCTG GTGAGGGAGCAATTGGTTCCTATTTTACGAGACCACAATGCAAGGCCTCAG GCACTTTCTTCGTATGTTTTTATAGCAGCTAATATCCTTCTACACACATCTAATGATGTTCGACTCAGGCATTTGGAAGATTTACTTCCTCCTATAATTCCATTGTTGACCTCACATCATCACAGTTTACGCGGATTTACTCAG TTGTTGGTGTATAAAGTTCTACAAAAGTTGTTTCCTCCTGCTGGTCATGGAGTCTCTGAGTACGTCCCTCTAGAGAGAAAATGCTTTATGGATTTGCAAGAGTACCTGATCAAGAATCAAGATTGTGCACG TTTACGATCATCAATGGAAGGATATCTTGATGCCTATGATCCCAAAGTTTCAGCCACTCCTTCTGGAATTTTCGTCAATCGGGTTGAG GAACTTGAATTTGAATGTGTTCCTACGTCCGTCATGGAGCAAGTGCTTGGCTTTTTGAAT GATGTCCGGGGAGATCTGAGATGTTCCATGGCAAAAGATTTGGTTGCCATAAAAAACGAGAGCTTACGTATTGATGAAGATAGCAACCGTCAGGAAGTATCATCTAGCACCAACAATGAACCTTTTCTTGGCCAGCCACCTGGGGATGCTTTAACGAACTTCCAGAAAAAATTTACACTTGCCAAACATGAGAAACAAGACTCTTTGTTGAGCTTGTTCTTGGGCCTTGATGAGACGAACAAACTTCTTTCAG AAATGGAGCAAGAGGATCACCTTGTCAATCATATGTTCCGCACACGCATTGAGACCATGGACAAAATCAGAGCTAGCAGACAAAATATCATACTTGTAGCATCTTTGCTTGATCGCATACCAAATCTTGCTGGGTTGGCACGGACATGTGAG gTGTTTAAGGCTTCTGGATTGGCCATTGCAGATACTAATATCATACGTGATAAGCAGTTCCAACTCATCAG tGTCACTGCAGAGAAGTGGGTACCTATCATAGAAGTCCCCGTAAGAAGTTTGAAAGGTTTCTTGAACAAGAAAAAGCGAGAAGGCTTCTCCATCTTGGGACTAGAACAAACAGCAAATAGTGTCCCTCTCGATCAGTATGCTTTCCCTGCTAACACG GTCCTTGTCCTCGGCCGTGAAAAAGAGGGCATACCAGTGGATATTATTCATATTCTGGACGCTTGCATTGAAATTCCCCAGTTGGGAGTTGTTAGATCACTTAATGTTCACGTTAGTGGCGCCATTGCCCTTTGGGAGTACACTAGACAGCAGAGATCCAAATAG
- the LOC104443618 gene encoding LOW QUALITY PROTEIN: light-harvesting complex-like protein 3 isotype 2, chloroplastic (The sequence of the model RefSeq protein was modified relative to this genomic sequence to represent the inferred CDS: inserted 1 base in 1 codon), giving the protein MSISMALFSPPAPNLRTLLSSPRSLPKPRLTHKPSLSLMPKAPAFFAVNASSDNGAGAVPSSAVAVEEQGEPKVAVEPAKEPERENGSVASASEEGAVAVAKFNDSRWVGGTWNLKQFQKDGSTDWDAVIDAEVRRRKWLEDNPESSSNDDPVVFDTSIIPWWAWMKRFHXPEAELLNGRAAMIGFFMAYLVDSLTGVGLVDQMGNFFCKTLLFIAVVGVLVIRKNEDVETIKKLIEETTFYDKQWQATWQDDNSGSSKNG; this is encoded by the exons ATGTCCATTTCCATGGCCTTGTTCTCCCCTCCCGCGCCCAACCTCAGGACCCTCCTCTCCTCCCCTCGCTCCCTCCCCAAACCCCGCCTCACCCAcaagccctctctctccctcatgcCCAAAGCGCCCGCCTTTTTCGCCGTCAACGCTTCCTCCGACAATGGGGCCGGGGCCGTCCCGTCGTCGGCCGTGGCCGTGGAGGAGCAGGGGGAGCCCAAGGTGGCGGTGGAGCCGGCGAAGGAGCCGGAGAGAGAAAATGGGTCCGTGGCCTCTGCTTCTGAGGAGGGAGCTGTGGCTGTCGCCAAGTTTAATGACTCGAGATGGGTTGGTGGGACTTGGAATTTGAAGCAGTTTCAGAAGGATGGCTCGACTGATTGGGATGCTGTCATCGATGCTG AGGTTAGGAGGAGAAAATGGCTTGAAGACAACCCCGAGTCATCCAGTAATGATGACCCTGTAGTTTTCGACACCTCTATCATTCCATGGTGGGCTTGGATGAAGAGGTTCC CTCCCGAGGCTGAACTACTCAATG GTCGGGCAGCAATGATAGGATTCTTCATGGCTTATTTGGTGGATAGCTTGACCGGAGTCGGCCTGGTTGACCAAATGGGAAACTTCTTTTGTAAGACTCTATTATTCATAGCTGTAGTAGGAGTTCTGGTAATAAGAAAGAACGAGGACGTCGAGACCATAAAGAAGCTTATTGAGGAAACGACCTTCTATGACAAGCAATGGCAAGCTACATGGCAGGATGATAATTCTGGCAGTTCAAAGAATGGCTAG